Within the Natranaeroarchaeum sulfidigenes genome, the region TCGCCAGCCGGGGGACGCCCTCGCGCATCTTCGGGTAGAGCGGGTCGGCGGCGTTACCTTCCAGATGGCGGCGGAAGAACATCTCACCGAGCGCTGCCATCTTGTAGGCGGCCAGTACCCGGTAGAACCGCAACTGATCGGCTTCGATGTCGCTTTGCTTCTCGTATCGGTCGATCAGATCGCCTCGCGAGAGATACCCCTCCTTTGCGGTAAAGGTCGGCATCAGTTCGGGGATCGGCGGGTCGCGATCGCCGGGATCCTGCCAGAACAGAAGCAGAAGGCCGAGATCAGTCAGTGGGTCACCGAGCGTCGAGAGCTCCCAGTCGAAGACTGCGGTCAGTTCCGGCGACGTTCCCGGTGCGAACATGAGGTTGTCGAGCTTGAAATCTCCGTGGACCAGTGTGTGCGGGTGCTCCTCGGGGGCGTGCTCGGTAAGCCATGACATCAACTCGTACACCTCCGGCACTTCCCGTTCCTCGCCGGTGACGTCGAACGCCCAGGTGAACTGCTCGGACCAGCGCCGGACCTGACGCTCGGTGAACCCGTCGGGATAGCCAAAGTCGTCGAGACCGACCGCCGCAGGATCGACCGAATGAATCGCCGCCAGCGTGTCGATGACTTCCTGGCTCAGTCCTTTACGAGCCGCCGGGTTATTGAAGCGTTCGGGTTCCGAGGTTCGCAGTACGTCGCCGTGCTGGCGCTCCATCAGGTAAAATGCCGCACCGAGAACGTCCTCGTCCTCGCAGGCGAGCACGGTCGTCGGAACCGGAACGGGTGTTTCCTGTAACGCGTCCATCACTCGATACTCGCGGGTCACCTCGTGTGCCGTCTCGGCCGTCTCACCCGCAGGCGGGCGGCGGAGTACGAGTTCGCGGTCGCCCCACTCCACGAACAGCGTCTCGTTCGAGTGGCCCTGCTCGTGACGCATCACGTCGAATCGCTCGGCGGAGCCGAGTTCGGCAGTGAGATAGGCCGAGAGAGCGTCCTCGTCGACGAGACGGTCCAGATACTCCTCGCTCACGCCAAACCACGCTCCACATGTTGTTCGTTCATACATTCATCATTGTGGACTGGTATCAAATAGCTTGGGCTGGAGACGCTCCGGGAGAAAACATATATCGGCCGTCCGTTATCACCGTGTATGCCCGGAGCACGCATCACGACCGACGGCGACGTGACGCTCAGGTCGCTCGAAGCCGAAGACCTCGATTTTCTCCAGCGCTCGTTTGCGAACCCGGAGATCCGGTACCCGCTTGGGAACCCACTTGGCAGTCGCAAGAAACTGGAACAGCGACACGAGGACGGCGAGACTCCCCAGTTCCTTGTCTGTCTGGACGATGCGGGACCGGGGACGCCCGACGAAGACGAGGTAGAACGCATCGGCGCAGTGTCAGTCGACGACGTCGAGTGGCGACGGCCGGATCTTGGGTACTGGCTAAAACCCGAGGTACACGGTCAGGGTTACGGGAAACGCGCAGTGGGCCTCGTCATCGACTACGTCTTTCGGACCCACGACCACCCGGCAGTGGGTGCCTGTGCCTACGAGTTCAACGAGGCCTCACGTGGCCTCCTCGAATCGCTCGGCTTCGTGGAAGAGGGCCGAACTCGCCGGGATCGGTTCATTGACGGCGAGTACGTCGACACCGTCCAGTACGTACTGTTGCGCGAGGACTGGCGAACCTGAGTCAGACGGAGAAGCGGTCCCTGTTCGGTCACTGTGTGACTCGGGAACACACTTTTCACGTATTACAACGATAAACAATTATGAAATTCACGTACGACGATCCAGAGCGGGGCCATGCGGTTGCCGAGCGCACCCGCGAGTTCGTCGACGAGGTCGTCCTGCCGGTCGAACGCGAGTATCTCGGTCGGGGGCCAGTCCCGGGAGAGGAAATCGAGCGGCTTCGGGCGGTGGCGCGCGATCGAGACCTCTACGCGCCGCAGGTTCCCGAAGAACACGGCGGGCTCGGGCTGGATTTCCGCGAGATGCTACCCGTGTTCGAGGAGGCGGGGCGCAGTTTACTCGGCCCGGCCGCACTGCGCTGTTCCGCGCCCGACGAGGGGAACATCCACACTATCGAACTCGTGGGGACCGACGAACAGAAAGAGCGCTGGCTCGACCCGCTCGTCGCCGGTGACGCCCACTCGGCGTTCTCGATGACAGAGCCGCCACAGGGCGGGGGATCGGACCCGAAGATGATTGCCACGACCGCCGAAAAAGACGGTGACGAGTGGGTGATCGACGGCCACAAGTGGTGGACCACCGGCGGGAGCGAGGCCGACGTACTGATCGTGATGGCACGAACCGACCAGGACGCCCACCCGTACTCGGGCACCTCGATGTTTCTCGTCCCCACCGACGCCGAGGGCGTCGAGATCGTGCGCGATATCCCACATCTCGGCCCCGACCTCGTGGAGATCGGCCACGCCGAGGTCAAGTATCACGACGTTCGGGTCCCCGAGGAGAACCTTCTGGGCGCGGAAAACGCCGGCTTCGCCATCGCTCAGCAGCGGCTCGGCCCCGCACGGCTGACCCACTGCATGCGTTTTCTGGGGATGGCCGACCGCGCGCTCGACATCGC harbors:
- a CDS encoding phosphotransferase family protein, with amino-acid sequence MYERTTCGAWFGVSEEYLDRLVDEDALSAYLTAELGSAERFDVMRHEQGHSNETLFVEWGDRELVLRRPPAGETAETAHEVTREYRVMDALQETPVPVPTTVLACEDEDVLGAAFYLMERQHGDVLRTSEPERFNNPAARKGLSQEVIDTLAAIHSVDPAAVGLDDFGYPDGFTERQVRRWSEQFTWAFDVTGEEREVPEVYELMSWLTEHAPEEHPHTLVHGDFKLDNLMFAPGTSPELTAVFDWELSTLGDPLTDLGLLLLFWQDPGDRDPPIPELMPTFTAKEGYLSRGDLIDRYEKQSDIEADQLRFYRVLAAYKMAALGEMFFRRHLEGNAADPLYPKMREGVPRLAKRTLEMAEGSGDVSL
- a CDS encoding GNAT family N-acetyltransferase, producing the protein MPGARITTDGDVTLRSLEAEDLDFLQRSFANPEIRYPLGNPLGSRKKLEQRHEDGETPQFLVCLDDAGPGTPDEDEVERIGAVSVDDVEWRRPDLGYWLKPEVHGQGYGKRAVGLVIDYVFRTHDHPAVGACAYEFNEASRGLLESLGFVEEGRTRRDRFIDGEYVDTVQYVLLREDWRT
- a CDS encoding acyl-CoA dehydrogenase family protein, yielding MKFTYDDPERGHAVAERTREFVDEVVLPVEREYLGRGPVPGEEIERLRAVARDRDLYAPQVPEEHGGLGLDFREMLPVFEEAGRSLLGPAALRCSAPDEGNIHTIELVGTDEQKERWLDPLVAGDAHSAFSMTEPPQGGGSDPKMIATTAEKDGDEWVIDGHKWWTTGGSEADVLIVMARTDQDAHPYSGTSMFLVPTDAEGVEIVRDIPHLGPDLVEIGHAEVKYHDVRVPEENLLGAENAGFAIAQQRLGPARLTHCMRFLGMADRALDIATAYASDREAFGEPLAEKQAIRFDVAEHRIQLHAARTMVRHAAEQIRQGEDARIEVAMCKTFAANATQQAVDSALQYCGGTGISRDLPLADFYESVRQFRIIDGADEVHKRSIAREAFADPPMEELETITRFAK